TTTCGACAGAATACTTCCCGTCGGGTGCATTTCTAACCAAACCAAAATCTGCTACTTTGGCTCTCATGTCATCCCCAAGAAGAATATTTGATGGTTTCAAATCTCTATGAATGAAACTCTGTTGAGCTAAACTGTGCAGGTACTCGACTCCTCTTGCCACATCTAGTGCAATGGTAACTCTTTGCTTCCATGTAAGTGGGGCATAGCCATGAACTTGCCAATCAAACAAATGATCCCCTAGTGTTCCACGAGGCATGAACTCATAGACCAACAGTCTCTCATTGCCATTCACACAGTAACCTAAAAGAGCAACAAGATGCCTATGTCTAACCTTTGAAAGCACTGCAATCTCTGCCTGAAACTCATTCATACCTTTGGTGCCCATCACCGTGGCTTCCATCCTCTTCACAGCAATCTTAGTCCCATCGTGCAACTCCCCTCTATACACTACACCAAAACCGCCTCTTCCTATAATATTGTTCTCACTAAAATTATTTGTAACTTGTCTAAGAACTTCAATTGACACTGCAACATTTCCACCCTCAAACATTTTACGGTCACTATCTCCGCCGCTACTCTGGCTATGAAGTTCAGTAGGCAGCCCGTTGTACCCATTACTCCCACTAGGCCCTCCTCCATTCTTACCAAGTACCTGCACGCTGTCATCTAGCTCCACATCCCCATACCTTCCACGCCTTTTCTTGTATTTATACAACACAAATGATAAAACAGCAATGAAAATAACAACGGCTATAACAATACCAGCAATAATACCTCCCGATATTCCACTGCCTTTTCCTGCACCTGATGAAGATGGGCTCGCAGTTGGAGAGCCACCATTTGTGTCAGATGATGATGGATTACCTCCATCAGTGCTTATATCCGTCCCCAGCAGAGGGTTTCCAGGCTTAGTGATTAACTTCACTGAAGAAGGAAATGCCGGAACTTTACCAGAGAGATTATTATTGGAAACATCAAGTGTCAGAAGCTGTGCAAGTTTGGTCAAGCTATCAGGAATAGGACCTGACAAGTTATTGCCATTGAGATACAAATTCTTCAAAGAAGTGAGATTGGAAAATGCAGGAGAAATTGTCCCTGAGAAACCCTGCTTTACCAAATTGATTGTGGTAACCTTGTTATTTGGATCACATGAAACGAAGTTCCAACCAGCACAGGCATCATTTGCTGTCCAATCATCAGAAAGTTTCGATGGATACCCAAGACTTGCGGCAATCTCAAGCAACGCGGTCACCTGCTCATCACAGGGCTTCCCAGAAACAGTACAATAATTGTTTTTCCCATCATTAGTGACCTTGATAGATGATTTGAACACTGGGGAAGGACCCTGCAATTTGTTATTTGACAAGGAAATGTTAACTAGCTTAGGAAGCGAAACTATGGAAGGCGGCACTACCCCAGTAAACTGATTGTCTCGCAGCTGCAAGTCGAAAAGGCTAAGACATTTGGACAAATCTGGAATTGGACCAGTAAACTGATTCTTCTGGAGCCACACCTGGGACAACTGGGTCATCGATGAGAGCACATCAATACTGCCCGTTAAACCCATTAGCTGATTATTTAGCCACAAGTTCTGGATCGCAGAATTTGCAAACGATCGTGGCAAAGAACCTGTGAGATTATTATAGCTGAGCCTCAAATTCTGAAGACCGGGGAAAGATGCAAAAATGTCAGGAATTGAGCCAAAAATGTTGGATCTGCTAGCTTCTAAAGTTGTGAGAGCAGAGGAATCAGCAAGATCTGTAGGAAGCTCCCAGGGAGAGAGATTAGAGTTGTTTCCAATGCTCAAAGTTTGCAAACTAGTAAGCCCTTTGAAGAAGCCGGGAGGGAAAGAAGTGAACATATTGGAATCCAGGAACAAAGATTGCAAATTTGAGAGATTAGCGAAAGATGGGAGATCCCCAGAAAGCCTATTATTTTGAAGGGACAGCTTCTGGAGCTCCGAGAGGGAAGCGAGCTCCGATGGTAGGCTGCCGGTGAGATCTTGGTTAGGAAGAGAAATGCTGGTGACCCTGCCGGAGGAATCACAACCTACACCATCCCAGCTGCAGAAACCTGAGGAAGTCTTGGTGGACCAACCGCTGGGCAATGGGCTGAGAGAACTGGCGAGCTTAAGCATGACAGCGCCGTCATCAGCAGTGGCAGTTGATAGGAGATGAAGAATAAAGAAGGGGAGTAAGAGGAAAAGAAGGCGATGACCCATCGGAGGTCGTAGAAACGCGGAAGGAAAGAGGCGAacggagaggagaggagagagaGGAGAGGGTGGCGCCGGTTTCCGGGTGGTAAAGAAAGAGGTTGGAGTTTTTGTACAGGCAACAGCTCAGATGGAAGATGAGGAAGAAGTGTTGGTcggtttttctatttttttattagtgttatttttttttaatttatgtaattGATAGACAGCCAGGAATAGTTGGGAAATTGCTTGTTGTTTTCTTTTAGTTtctagttttttattttgttattttaaaaaaagaaaattagacATCCAACTTGTTTGTGTAAATTCAGAcaataatttctttaattttttcaaatatttttaattttaaattaattatatctcAATCCTTAGAATATACAATTTTATGCACTTTACTGATAAAACTACCTTTCTCAaaaacaaatattaaattattaactgTCGAAATATTTAATccaatttttaagtttttattctattaattaaataattcttttattaaaatttattattaaattataaaaatttagttatttatattaattcaatcggttataattttaatatttataataatttaaattgatttcacaatttataattacttataaaataattatttattaataaaataaaaactcaatAATTAAGAGTCCATTTGacattaaatttaagaaatagaaaaaaattcagaaaaaaaatatattttagatattattaaaataaataatttgaaaatgtttttaattattttaatgctATTATGATTAAAGCatgtcaaaaaataattttaaatcaatttgtaatatattctaaataatatatttaagataTTATTTTACTAAATAGCTGCTTCAACAacaatgaattaatttttttatttatataaattaaaatataaatatcctAAAAATTCGTTAGTAATGtttaaaagaatatttattaaataaaaaatttaaatgtttttgtgCACGTTGTTAATTATATCTAAatcttttaaaacaaaaaaacctTTTTAATTTGTTGATAAATTGCGTTTTCTTTACTCTCaacaattcttttatttttatgtttctgGTTGAATTGTTTTATATctcataaattattttcttaaattagttttttgttaaataatagtaaatttttacaaaataattattttattaataaaagaaaaattaagagactaagttattttttattgaaaaaataaattgtatattttaccaactatattataaattacacAAATATTTAGTTTACTCTGTGAATTGAACGGCATATGGTTAATAGATAttaaagtaataaattgtttaatggttaaatataatatatacttatattatttcattcaataaattatattattaaattattttttaaatttgatatatattaaaagcatattaataaataaataaaaactatacgaaaaatatatattaaattaaaacaaactcacaaaaagaaaatcaaaaaattatacaaaacCTGCGATTATCCAACTCTTACTATTCAAAACTAGAAGAAACTTGTGATTATCAAATTCTTCCCGCCTAGAAATAGAGAAGCCAgatctaggggtgagcattcggtcggttcggttcaaaaccgaaccgaataaaccgaaaatcgaaatttgagtgtttatgaaaatcgaaccgaaccgattttggtcagaaactgaatcgaaccgaaccggtctgattcggtttggttcggtttgatcggtttcgatttttaataatttttttattttttacactttatttttaatattttaaaatttaattaaaatattttaattttaatatgatttaatttctatatattattgaaaaaacatattattattactaatcggttcggttcggttttttcggttttttctgatcaaaaccgaaccgaaccgaaataaccaaaatttttgaaattgaaaaccgaatcgaaccgaaatatataaaaaatcgaaccaaatttttaaatcggttcggttcggtcggttttttcggtttgaaccgaatactgctcgccCCTAACCAGATCTTAATGTTGATAAAAAGTCTGATTAAATTttgtcaaaaattttaattaatatcattttGTTAAGgcgatataaaaaaaaatggtaaGCTATAAATcgaaaaatcttattaaaattttgtaaaaattgaaaaaaaataattttaaatagttaaaaaagattatttataataaaaaaatttaatatataaaattataaaaatattaaaaaaataattaaaatataaaattaatttttaaatagtaaaatttttatttcgaattttatgataaatttgTGACCTCATCGTACTTTTAAAAGTTgtgcattttaaaatttttttttaaaaaaattatcataaataaatttcattcaTCATTTTGTAGGTACTTTGTGTTTTCTTAAGTAATTCTtactttataaataattaatattaaataaaatgaataattatttatctaatagtaaaattagcataatataatataaacaaATGCATAAAAAAACACCTTATGTTTTATTATAAATGAATGGCAAAGAGTATCGTGTAATATATTCAAGgcaaaattactattaaatttttgaatttaattttaaaaagtttatttatttttatttgaaaggttaagtaaaatataaaagattattatttaattcctgtattataaaaaattcattagttaattttttagtattgaaaaatgtattaaaattttctaaaattttaaaaaatttatttattatcctctcccttaattttaactataatcTAGAAAGCATATAGCAAACCCAAATTTAGAGCACCTTACAATCTCAACCTAGTCTTGCTTAATCCACCCTAAAACTCAGTAAACTCAAACTTTTAACTTCTCAAGAAGCTTTTGGTACCAGCTGCTCTAAAGAAACTATCATAAACACTGAGAGCCCAACAAAATTGTCATGCAAAGACCCTTAAAATTCCTCTAGAAGAAGGAAACAAGCTAAAGGATCTTGAAGCAACCAAAACCAGGATGCATGCATTACACATTATAAATTCTCAGCGATTTAAGTATATCACAAAAGAATGATACACATCATTTTGGCATTTAAGGAGCACTAAGGCctcctgtttttttttttttctcttcccttCGATACGTTCTTAGTACAAATGTAACAGCTAGAcataaacatataacatatGAATTTTTATTCCCTGAATTTTTATTCCCTCAATTGTCTCTATTCTTTTTTTCTGCAAAGAGCTCTATCAAGTATAGGTCCAAAACCACATTCAAACAACATATAGCAACATATCAGGATAAATTGATCTTTTCGTACAAGTCCAAGATCAGTAGAAATAGAATTAGAGAAATCAAAATGATAGCCAAAAGTCCAGCGGAGTTGAGGGAGAAGTTCACCAGAAAAGCCAAATGAAACCCCTCaagcaaagaacaaaaaatAGGATCTCTTATTGGGTTTTTAATCGGATGAAAGACAGCGAAAAATTTTGCTTCAACATAGATCACATGTAAACAAATAAGCAATAAAgtatgagaaaataaatattttttaattttctttgcagcaaaaataaatattttttaatttttttttacagcgAAACACGAGATCGTTCATCTCGATTAGATTGTGTACAATCTCTAATGATATTTATACAAAATACCAATAAAAAACCTTAGAATAGTTATAAAGGTTGAAAAGGAGAagctctcaatttttttttttcagtaaaTCCTTTTATACTAAATCCTTAGGATttagtataataattttatttatttatttaatcaattaaataaataaattatagataTGGCCTAGAACTTTAATAAATAAgtcatataaattttagataaaattaattaagcccctatttaattaattagatcaaaattgtaatctttttaaattatatttttattctaatgTCATAGGATTTATATGTAAATAGTTGTACttgatttaatttcttattttatttttttattctatttttttatatgggTAACCCATTAGAATTCAAACATATTGGCAAtacatataattaactaattaattaatttaaaggtcAATAACATTGTTTAGCAATACGCCAAgactatcaaaatatttaaaataccaATAGTAGTTTGACTTAATCTTTCGGTGCATATAACGCGTCTCCtgtattaaatcatattagttatcatttattagtcattgatttattaaatgaaatttcaaatttaatttgctGATTTTATTAACCTTGAGCAAAGATTTCTTGATCAATGCTAGCAGAGAACAAAAATGAGACATTCCTTAAGAAATATAGAGTAATAAATCTTATTTCAATCACATAAATACATTCATACAGTTTTTATTATACTCAAATCATCTTCATTTATTACTCATGTACTAAATAATTTGTAAGAAAAATCAAAACATAGAAGTACACTAATAAgatgatttattaatttcaagtaAAAGATTATTTACACAATTAACACTTGAGCAATTTATAGATACagttttatatgatttttttaggTGGGTCAGttcaatatatttatttataaaataaacagtgtacttatttataaaataagtaactatatatttataaataaacacTTACATATTAGTTCTACATATTACACATATCTCAATCTATGAAATCAATTGTTTTctcgaaaaaaaaatataatatatatcaaTTTCAACAGTTATAATCATTat
The Manihot esculenta cultivar AM560-2 chromosome 1, M.esculenta_v8, whole genome shotgun sequence genome window above contains:
- the LOC110627155 gene encoding receptor-like kinase TMK4, with the protein product MGHRLLFLLLPFFILHLLSTATADDGAVMLKLASSLSPLPSGWSTKTSSGFCSWDGVGCDSSGRVTSISLPNQDLTGSLPSELASLSELQKLSLQNNRLSGDLPSFANLSNLQSLFLDSNMFTSFPPGFFKGLTSLQTLSIGNNSNLSPWELPTDLADSSALTTLEASRSNIFGSIPDIFASFPGLQNLRLSYNNLTGSLPRSFANSAIQNLWLNNQLMGLTGSIDVLSSMTQLSQVWLQKNQFTGPIPDLSKCLSLFDLQLRDNQFTGVVPPSIVSLPKLVNISLSNNKLQGPSPVFKSSIKVTNDGKNNYCTVSGKPCDEQVTALLEIAASLGYPSKLSDDWTANDACAGWNFVSCDPNNKVTTINLVKQGFSGTISPAFSNLTSLKNLYLNGNNLSGPIPDSLTKLAQLLTLDVSNNNLSGKVPAFPSSVKLITKPGNPLLGTDISTDGGNPSSSDTNGGSPTASPSSSGAGKGSGISGGIIAGIVIAVVIFIAVLSFVLYKYKKRRGRYGDVELDDSVQVLGKNGGGPSGSNGYNGLPTELHSQSSGGDSDRKMFEGGNVAVSIEVLRQVTNNFSENNIIGRGGFGVVYRGELHDGTKIAVKRMEATVMGTKGMNEFQAEIAVLSKVRHRHLVALLGYCVNGNERLLVYEFMPRGTLGDHLFDWQVHGYAPLTWKQRVTIALDVARGVEYLHSLAQQSFIHRDLKPSNILLGDDMRAKVADFGLVRNAPDGKYSVETRLAGTFGYLAPEYAATGRVTTKVDVYAFGVVLMEILTGRKALDDTMPDEKAHLVTWFRRVLINKESIPKAIDQTINLDEETLASIYKVAELAGHCTSREPYQRPDMGHAVNVLGPLVEQWRPASREEDEGYGIDLHMSLPQALQRWQADESSSSIFNDISYSQTQSSIPAKPAGFAESFKSTDLR